In the genome of Helicovermis profundi, the window TTGTTAATATAATTATAGATACTCCATAATTACCAACTACCCCAAATACAACACTCAATAAAGTACCAAACACTTTACTTATCGGATCAAACAATTATTTTCCTCCTATATATAAATCAGTCAAGTGGATCATATCCACCTGGATTGAACGGATGACATCTTAATATTCTCTTTGCACTTAAATAAGTTCCTTTTAGTGAACCATATTTTTCAATCGCTTGA includes:
- the yidD gene encoding membrane protein insertion efficiency factor YidD; this translates as MKYVLLTIIRFYKKFISPLLGKNCRFYPTCSSYSYQAIEKYGSLKGTYLSAKRILRCHPFNPGGYDPLD